The following are from one region of the Sorghum bicolor cultivar BTx623 chromosome 2, Sorghum_bicolor_NCBIv3, whole genome shotgun sequence genome:
- the LOC8063721 gene encoding ubiquitin carboxyl-terminal hydrolase 16 isoform X1 — protein MCSKPTTLRCKRCKSAKYCTVKCQIDHWRNGHKDECHPLGQGATQDAPENVMAGPSKESTNCQKCDDNKDVLYSQFTGKAESVDCSKLSTSSNICKVHDSTICENCCLTAHDQHAGLEPEQSNKQALGAENDEGLRNLPCIPAVDQVPSTHSSAYCLPSNLLKGEDNPPGPCARPENSGVMPNNSSKEKNYARQQTTSKAVRNYPTESMLFSYKNFVELYSFNKLELHPFGLYNLGNSCYANVVLQCLAFTRPLTAYLLEGHHSQNCSKNEWCFMCELEKVLIEGKHGKSLVSPTGILCHLNEIGVSFGHGAEEDAHEFLRYAIDKMQSASIKEAKKNGIQQLAEETTLVHFIFGGYLRSKIKCTKCQVSSKQSERILDLTVEIDGDINTLDGALRRFTSSEVLDGDNRYHCSRCNSYERAQKKLTILEAPNILTIALKRYQSGVLGETSKVVKFPEHLNLSQYMSRTDDSSPVYTLYAVVVHHNVSNATVSGHYVCYVKDSQGKWHEMDDNKVKPVSIQKVLSKCAYMLLYARISPRAPTGARGAMLRQGASSHTKKPKQMTRSGSFPSGGGRYQSSRHQQGGLSKDDAVHDLTYALGTSDRSSSYPVPPACFSRSNSSSLFSSSDVGSSCTFSSDNTDSTRKSCMEYGHIFGASGYMCQVSPAVIPEEDKLSYLRQRSSWNPSSSCHDMDEEVGKFARQYQRRYQYQAGRGPRVNSCGETTSFSYADQGKYQGSSSHNRTNFGSSSCKLTEERRSTGPAFFLEGRLGRGLSKYFYFTVQGGLGLGL, from the exons ATGTGCTCCAAGCCGACGACGCTCCGGTGCAAGCGATGCAAGAGTGCCAAGTACTG CACCGTCAAATGCCAGATAGATCACTGGAGAAATGGTCACAAAGATGAATGCCATCCTCTAGGTCAAGGTGCCACACAAGATGCACCTGAAAATGTGATGGCTGGACCCTCTAAGGAATCCACTAACTGCCAGAAATGTGATGACAATAAAGATGTGCTTTATTCTCAGTTTACTGGGAAGGCAGAATCTGTTGATTGTTCAAAGCTTTCAACCTCAAGTAATATTTGCAAAGTTCATGACAGCACTATTTGTGAAAATTGTTGTCTTACTGCTCATGACCAGCATGCTGGGTTGGAACCAGAGCAATCCAACAAGCAAGCTCTTGGTGCAGAAAACGATGAAGGCTTAAGAAATTTGCCATGCATACCAGCTGTTGACCAAGTTCCTTCCACTCACAGCAGTGCATATTGTTTGCCAAGTAACCTACTTAAAGGAGAAGATAATCCTCCTGGTCCCTGTGCTAGGCCAGAGAACTCAGGTGTGATGCCAAATAATTCATCAAAAGAGAAGAACTATGCCAGACAACAAACAACTTCAAAAGCTGTGAGGAATTATCCAACAGAATCG ATGCTTTTTTCCTACAAGAATTTTGTTGAGCTCTACAGCTTCAACAAGTTGGAATTGCACCCATTTGGTCTTTACAACCTTGGGAATAG CTGCTATGCAAATGTTGTTCTTCAGTGCTTGGCATTTACCCGGCCACTTACAGCATATCTTTTGGAAGGACATCATTCACAAAATT GTTCTAAAAATGAATGGTGCTTCATGTGTGAGTTGGAAAAGGTCTTGATAGAGGGCAAACATGGAAAATCTCTAGTGTCACCTACTGGAATACTATGTCATTTGAATGAGATTGGGGTTAGCTTTGGCCATGGGGCGGAAGAGGACGCCCACGAATTTCTAAG GTATGCAATTGATAAGATGCAATCTGCTAGCATCAAGGAAGCCAAGAAAAATGGTATCCAGCAGCTAGCTGAAGAAACAACTCTGGTGCACTTTATATTTGGGGGTTATCTACGATCTAAG ATAAAATGCACAAAGTGTCAAGTCAGTTCAAAACAGAGTGAACGTATTTTGGATTTAACTGTTGAAATAGATGGGGATATCAATACCCTTGACGGTGCACTTCGTCGGTTTACATCTTCAGAAGTTTTAGACGGTGATAATAGGTACCATTGTAGTAG ATGCAATTCGTACGAGCGTGCCCAAAAGAAGTTGACTATATTAGAGGCCCCGAATATATTGACAATTGCTCTGAAAAGATATCAG TCTGGTGTTTTGGGCGAGACCAGCAAGGTTGTCAAGTTCCCAGAGCACTTAAATTTGTCACAGTATATGAGTAGAACAGATGATTCTAGTCCTGTATACACTTTGTATGCCGTGGTTGTCCACCACAATGTTTCGAATGCAACTGTGTCTGGCCATTATGTATGTTATGTCAAGGATTCCCAAGGAAAGTGGCACGAGATGGATGATAACAAG GTGAAACCTGTCTCCATCCAAAAGGTCCTGTCAAAATGCGCATACATGCTGCTTTATGCAAG AATTTCACCGCGTGCCCCAACCGGTGCAAGGGGAGCAATGCTCAGACAAGGCGCATCATCACATACGAAGAAACCCAAGCAGATGACACGTTCAGGATCGTTTCCTTCAGGAGGAGGCAGGTACCAGAGCAGCAGGCACCAACAAGGTGGGTTGTCTAAGGATGATGCGGTGCACGACCTTACATACGCATTGGGTACATCTGATAGGTCATCGTCGTacccggtaccaccggcctgcTTCAGTCGCAGCAACAGCTCCTCGCTGTTCAGCAGCTCTGATGTAGGGTCAAGCTGCACTTTTAGCAGCGACAACACTGATAGTACCAGGAAATCCTGCATGGAGTATGGCCATATATTTGGAGCCTCGGGTTACATGTGCCAGGTAAGCCCAGCGGTCATACCCGAGGAAGACAAACTGAGTTACCTACGGCAAAGGTCTAGCTGGAACCCTAGCTCTTCATGTCATGACATGGATGAGGAGGTAGGTAAGTTTGCACGGCAGTACCAGCGAAGGTATCAGTATCAGGCTGGCAGAGGGCCTCGTGTAAACTCTTGTGGGGAGACCACATCCTTCTCTTACGCTGATCAAGGTAAATATCAGGGCAGTAGTAGTCATAACCGTACTAATTTTGGTAGTAGTAGCTGTAAATTAACAGAGGAGCGGAGGAGTACAGGGCCGGCATTTTTTCTAGAAGGTCGACTAGGGAGAGGACTCTccaagtatttttattttactgTACAAGGGGGCTTGGGCTTGGGCTTATAG
- the LOC8083247 gene encoding AT-hook motif nuclear-localized protein 17 — MSLGKRDMSQERLYQDRKDVPPVHFTTPPPPSHHHQQQLECFSDEVDSRGSAEQKEPASGGAGALVVSGGGGDEASMELSKKRRGRPPGSKNKPKPPVVITREAEPAAAMRPHVIEIPCGCDVADALARFAARRNLGICVLAGTGAVANVSLRHPMSGGVAVGGGGGGAPTTAIVFHGQYEILSISATFLPPAMSAVAPQAAAAAACLSISLAGPHGQVVGGAVVGPLYAASAVVLVAAAFTNPTFHRLPLPPDDDAAVSVSVSLSAGSGGDHAADEHHRGVAHQHQHPGEQPPPQEHHRPLAVRRQAPPHLASASAAQPVEPCGGPPAVPIYTACHPQPQDVIWPPPPPPPPY, encoded by the coding sequence ATGTCGCTTGGCAAAAGAGACATGAGTCAGGAGCGCCTGTACCAAGATCGCAAGGACGTGCCGCCCGTCCACTtcaccacgccgccgccgccatcccaccaccaccagcagcagctgGAGTGCTTCTCCGATGAGGTGGATAGCCGCGGGAGCGCCGAGCAGAAGGAGCCCGCCAGTGGTGGGGCAGGGGCCCTGGTGGtgtcgggcggcggcggcgacgaggcgAGCATGGAGCTGTCCAAGAAGCGGAGGGGCCGGCCCCCGGGGTCCAAGAACAAGCCGAAGCCGCCCGTTGTGATCACGCGTGAGGCGGAGCCGGCCGCCGCGATGCGCCCGCACGTGATCGAGATCCCCTGCGGCTGCGACGTGGCCGACGCGCTCGCGCGCTTCGCGGCGCGGCGGAACCTCGGGATCTGCGTGCTCGCGGGCACGGGCGCCGTCGCCAACGTGTCGCTCCGCCACCCGATGTCCGGCGGCGTCGCggtcggtggcggtggcggtggcgcccCGACGACCGCCATCGTGTTCCACGGGCAGTACGAGATCCTCTCCATCTCCGCCACGTTCCTTCCCCCCGCCATGTCCGCCGTGGCGCcgcaggccgccgccgccgccgcgtgccTCTCCATCTCGCTGGCGGGGCCGCACGGGCAGGTCGTCGGCGGCGCCGTCGTGGGCCCGCTgtacgccgcgtccgccgtcgTCCTCGTCGCGGCCGCCTTCACCAACCCCACCTTCCACCGCCTCCCGCTCCCACCGGACGACGACGCGGCCGTGTCCGTCTCCGTCTCGCTCTccgccggcagcggcggcgaccATGCAGCGGACGAGCACCACCGAGGCGTCGcccaccagcaccagcaccccggggagcagccgccgccgcaagAGCATCATCGTCCTCTCGCCGTACGACGCCAGGCCCCGCCGCACCTTGCCTCGGCATCAGCAGCGCAGCCTGTGGAGCCGTGCGGCGGCCCACCGGCCGTGCCCATCTACACCGCTTGCCACCCGCAGCCGCAAGACGTGATttggccgccgccaccgccaccgccgccgtacTGA
- the LOC8063721 gene encoding ubiquitin carboxyl-terminal hydrolase 16 isoform X2, protein MCSKPTTLRCKRCKSAKYCTVKCQIDHWRNGHKDECHPLGQGATQDAPENVMAGPSKESTNCQKCDDNKDVLYSQFTGKAESVDCSKLSTSSNICKVHDSTICENCCLTAHDQHAGLEPEQSNKQALGAENDEGLRNLPCIPAVDQVPSTHSSAYCLPSNLLKGEDNPPGPCARPENSGVMPNNSSKEKNYARQQTTSKAVRNYPTESMLFSYKNFVELYSFNKLELHPFGLYNLGNSCYANVVLQCLAFTRPLTAYLLEGHHSQNCSKNEWCFMCELEKVLIEGKHGKSLVSPTGILCHLNEIGVSFGHGAEEDAHEFLRYAIDKMQSASIKEAKKNGIQQLAEETTLVHFIFGGYLRSKIKCTKCQVSSKQSERILDLTVEIDGDINTLDGALRRFTSSEVLDGDNRYHCSRCNSYERAQKKLTILEAPNILTIALKRYQSGVLGETSKVVKFPEHLNLSQYMSRTDDSSPVYTLYAVVVHHNVSNATVSGHYVCYVKDSQGKWHEMDDNKVKPVSIQKVLSKCAYMLLYARISPRAPTGARGAMLRQGASSHTKKPKQMTRSGSFPSGGGRYQSSRHQQGGLYPIWEE, encoded by the exons ATGTGCTCCAAGCCGACGACGCTCCGGTGCAAGCGATGCAAGAGTGCCAAGTACTG CACCGTCAAATGCCAGATAGATCACTGGAGAAATGGTCACAAAGATGAATGCCATCCTCTAGGTCAAGGTGCCACACAAGATGCACCTGAAAATGTGATGGCTGGACCCTCTAAGGAATCCACTAACTGCCAGAAATGTGATGACAATAAAGATGTGCTTTATTCTCAGTTTACTGGGAAGGCAGAATCTGTTGATTGTTCAAAGCTTTCAACCTCAAGTAATATTTGCAAAGTTCATGACAGCACTATTTGTGAAAATTGTTGTCTTACTGCTCATGACCAGCATGCTGGGTTGGAACCAGAGCAATCCAACAAGCAAGCTCTTGGTGCAGAAAACGATGAAGGCTTAAGAAATTTGCCATGCATACCAGCTGTTGACCAAGTTCCTTCCACTCACAGCAGTGCATATTGTTTGCCAAGTAACCTACTTAAAGGAGAAGATAATCCTCCTGGTCCCTGTGCTAGGCCAGAGAACTCAGGTGTGATGCCAAATAATTCATCAAAAGAGAAGAACTATGCCAGACAACAAACAACTTCAAAAGCTGTGAGGAATTATCCAACAGAATCG ATGCTTTTTTCCTACAAGAATTTTGTTGAGCTCTACAGCTTCAACAAGTTGGAATTGCACCCATTTGGTCTTTACAACCTTGGGAATAG CTGCTATGCAAATGTTGTTCTTCAGTGCTTGGCATTTACCCGGCCACTTACAGCATATCTTTTGGAAGGACATCATTCACAAAATT GTTCTAAAAATGAATGGTGCTTCATGTGTGAGTTGGAAAAGGTCTTGATAGAGGGCAAACATGGAAAATCTCTAGTGTCACCTACTGGAATACTATGTCATTTGAATGAGATTGGGGTTAGCTTTGGCCATGGGGCGGAAGAGGACGCCCACGAATTTCTAAG GTATGCAATTGATAAGATGCAATCTGCTAGCATCAAGGAAGCCAAGAAAAATGGTATCCAGCAGCTAGCTGAAGAAACAACTCTGGTGCACTTTATATTTGGGGGTTATCTACGATCTAAG ATAAAATGCACAAAGTGTCAAGTCAGTTCAAAACAGAGTGAACGTATTTTGGATTTAACTGTTGAAATAGATGGGGATATCAATACCCTTGACGGTGCACTTCGTCGGTTTACATCTTCAGAAGTTTTAGACGGTGATAATAGGTACCATTGTAGTAG ATGCAATTCGTACGAGCGTGCCCAAAAGAAGTTGACTATATTAGAGGCCCCGAATATATTGACAATTGCTCTGAAAAGATATCAG TCTGGTGTTTTGGGCGAGACCAGCAAGGTTGTCAAGTTCCCAGAGCACTTAAATTTGTCACAGTATATGAGTAGAACAGATGATTCTAGTCCTGTATACACTTTGTATGCCGTGGTTGTCCACCACAATGTTTCGAATGCAACTGTGTCTGGCCATTATGTATGTTATGTCAAGGATTCCCAAGGAAAGTGGCACGAGATGGATGATAACAAG GTGAAACCTGTCTCCATCCAAAAGGTCCTGTCAAAATGCGCATACATGCTGCTTTATGCAAG AATTTCACCGCGTGCCCCAACCGGTGCAAGGGGAGCAATGCTCAGACAAGGCGCATCATCACATACGAAGAAACCCAAGCAGATGACACGTTCAGGATCGTTTCCTTCAGGAGGAGGCAGGTACCAGAGCAGCAGGCACCAACAAG GTGGGCTTTATCCAATCTGGGAGGAGTAG